The Sesamum indicum cultivar Zhongzhi No. 13 linkage group LG6, S_indicum_v1.0, whole genome shotgun sequence genomic interval GCTCACGGTTGCACAGATCACACAGAAGCCACAAAGGCTTGTAAACCACAAAGGTTATACTTAAAAACCCACCAAGGAATTGCCATTAAGGCTTTTGAACCAGAAACCACAAAGGTTTTTGCCACAGAGGCTTTCAGAGATTTAGAGGAAGGAGAAGACAGTGGAATAATCAGTTCGTTAACCATGAACCAACAAGAATCAGCCATTTAAAGAGGCTGGCTCTTAATGGCTCATTAACAACCATTTTTGGAGAAAGGAAGAGCATAGAAGAAGAGATGAAGACGGCGGATTAGGGTTAAGAAATGAGGGAGAAGGGTTTATGTAAGAAAGCAGCTGGTCAAACCTTTAATAGGTCGGGTTGGTGGATAACTGAGATTTGGGTCTAGGGATTCGGCTGTCCAATGAGCAGGCCCAATCATTTGGTTTGGaccatattatttttacagttATTCATAAACAAAATCATACATATGTTTTTGCATTTGACTTGAATAATCAACATCCAAGCAAAAACAGAGTGGACATAAAGAGAGGGCAGAATACTGAGATTTTCTTTCCTTAGTCCACTTTTGATCATCCTGATTATGCTCCTAACATcctcaatcaaaattttctcgcTTTCAGACACAAATCAAAGAATAACAGATGAACTCATCCATGAAATTTGTTCCAGGACAAGGAACCCTTCTATTTGTCTAAACACCCTGCTCTCGCCTTTTCCCTAAACCCCTCGTTGTCGCATGGCACAATCTCATGCCAACAGAACGGCTACCTCAATTTGGGACCAGTATTGTGGTACAGCTACGCGTATGTTTAAACTAAGAAGAAGGTACTATAATTGTGTTTTGAATTATGTTGATGCTATGAAGCAACTTAATAAAGCTAAGAAATTGATGTTGGCTAGAGAGGCCAGATCTGtcaaaaattacacattgCTCGCAGTGGATCGAGTTCATTCCTGCGACGTTGAATTGTTGAAACCACCCACGTAGGAGGCTAATAGGAAGTTCTTGCAAACATTCTGCCATATAATTGTGGAAATCTGTAATAAGTATATATCCGGTTGAGTGGCTCAGAAAGGCTAACTTGGTCCTCAATACATTTTGCATTTGTATGCAGAATTTTTACTCACCTGAAAATACGGAAAATAAACCTAacaccaaaattttatatatttaaggaTGAATAACACAGATGAATCTGCACTGTTAAGAAACTCAAAAGCTCCAGAATGAGTACTCTTCATTTTCTTAGCccattcttgaattttctcaTACTCGTTATAACATCTTCAACCAATAGTTCCACATCAGCACAAATCAATGGAACAGTGACAGATGAATTGATCCGTGGAATTTGCAATCATACGCGGAACCCTTCTCTTTGTCTGAACAATCTAAAATCTTTAAAAGGTAAGAGCCTTCAGCCTAATCCAGTTGCAGCCTTAGGCCGCAATTCCATGTACATGGTTGAATCTCGAGCTAACAGAACAGTTGCCTTAACTTGGGCCCATTACCGAGGTACAAAAGTTCATACCAGAAGTGAGAATGAAGTACTACAAGTGTTTCTTGAAGTATACAGATATCATGAAACAACTAAGCCAAGCTAACAAGTACATGTTGGCTGGGTCTCCAGAATCTGTTAAGGACTACGTTTTGGTTTCTGTAAACCAAGTTAATTCTTGCAACCAAGAGTTGCTGAGACCACCTCGTGAGCGTTCGGATGTCCAGGAGGCCAATGTTAAGTTCAAAGATCTTTGTAGTATCATCTTGGCCATTTGTAATAAAGTTCATCAATGATTCCTAGGTTGAGGTGTTTGAGTGCCATCATGGAAACTTACTGATTAAGTGgttgtgttatatatatatatatatactttctaGTTGGGAAAATTAAGTTAAACATATTTACCCATTAGCTTTTACAAGAAAAAGTAAGGAAAGAACAAAGGGATGTATTCATTGATATATATTGTTCTTGTACAAGAATTTCAATAATGTCCAATCAAGTTTTGCTCACCTTGTCATCAAATAGTTTTGCCTTTATATGCAGCAATTTCTTATCTACGTACGTGaaaatgattagaaaataatacctatattatctatataattGAACAATCACACAATTGTAATCTGCATGCAGAACCATTaacaatcaaaattcagaCGACAAGAGCGCAAGAATGAGAGTACTTTCTATTATAACGCAATTCTTGGTTTTCCTCGTACTCCTAGCATCTTCAATAGACAAGCTCACATTAGCAGCGAAACATAAAAATGCAGTCATCATAACAGATGAACTCATCCATAGGATTTGCTCACAGACAAGGAAACCTTGTCTTTGTCAAAACAATCTGAAATCCTCAAAAGGCAAGAGCCTCAAGCCTAATTCTGTAGCAGCCCTTGGCAGCAGCTCCATGAACATGGCTCTACATCATGCTAATACAACAGCTGATTTTTGATCTGGCGGCGTTACACTGCTACACCTGCGGATAAACCTGAAATCAGAACAAAATACCACAAGTGTttcatgaaatataaaatagatgtCATAAATCAGCTGACAAAAGCTAATGAATACATGTTGGCTGGGGCTGCAAGGTCTGTTAAGAACTGCATTAAGGTTGCTGTGAATCGAGTTGATTCTTGCAACAGAGAGTTAATGAAGCCACCTCGTGAACAATCAGGCAACATCTTGGAGGCTAATGACAGGCTTAAAGATATTTGCAGTATCATTTTGGCTATTTGTAATAAAGTTCCCAAGTGAAAAATGAAGTTAGCTGGAGCTGAGAATACTCTCTTgttaattataacatatagTTTGATATTATTTCCTAATTACAATGGCAGTAagaatcaattaaaataatcataaaatggATCAATTTTTCAGCAGTCTTCTACTATTCTTGACGTTGTTGGTCAtagtgaaaattttgtaactttttcctctcttcacaataaatctttttaattataagtattctTATGTCTATACTTTATAgggtaaatgttatatttagtcttttaaatttttgtttaaaatcaCTTAAtctctcaaatttattttttttattgtaacgTCTCTaaactataatatttgtttcaatttggtcTCCCTAACTATTTTTCGGCCGTGGTCGgagtttaacttttttaagGGTAATATGGttagtttaaatttgattttatcaccttaagtttgtaaaattatcaaattaatcattttttaaaaagaaaaccaaattttttatattttatatagtgaataagatgtaattatcttgcatgaaaaataaaaattttgaactcttgtgaacataataataacatattgcttaatttaaaataaaataatctctctctctttttttttcatataaaaaattatcgaacctatttattatctaaaaaaattaaaacataaaaaatgtaaaaaataggggatgaaacttacatttaagCCGCTAGTATAAAACTAGGGGGCTTGGGAATCATAATCCAGAAAGACTTCTACTTAGGTCCTGGAACTGTGGAAGTATTAATCTCTCAGTTTTGTAGGTATTTGTTTCCCACTATAACTGTCACTTTCACCATTATTTTCCGGAATCTCTTTCCAGTCAATTGGCCGTTCCAAGAAACGAGGAAAGGGGAGAATAAGAACAACTATATATAACTACTTCATTCGTTTGAGAATGATTGAACCATACGGGACACAAGAAAGCCTCATCTTTTAGCCGTTTCAAGTTGCAACTTGAAACAGAACATTCTTTTATTGTCTTTCATCAACAAaggaatttgatattttgtggGGTTATTAGTATCTTTGAGTGTTGTTATTCCTTTTATTGAGTAAAAGAATCAATTTGTTACCTTTTTTTACAGCCAGAGTTTGGGTTTAATCAAATAGCATCAATTGGGCTTTTCAGATTTAGGCTGTTGCGCCATCTGGGAAGCACTTAGTTTGCAAGTTTTGATATAGGGCGTTGATTCGGTGgaaatatttgatttcttGATTGACAGGATTCTGATTCTTGCATCTTTGTGTATTGCTTCTTGAGAAAGATTTTGGCTTTCATTTGAAGAACATTTTCTTGTGGATCCATGAGGGTTGTATTTCAATCGTGAGGGTTCTGTCCTTGttcttttcagtttttgaTGCATCTTTTCCTGACTGAAGGGGAGGATTGGCTTGTGAACATAGGGTTTGTTCTCAGGCCATTTGTGTTTCCTGTTGAGCAGAAAGTGTTCTCTTTCTCTATCTCAAGAGATATACCAATTGCAGAGTGGAGGACAAGTAGTTTTTGTTGGATACTAGGAATTAAAGGAGAAGGCCAGGTTTTGATTACTGGATTTGAGAATAAAAGGATCTTGGAAAATGGATTCTTCGCAAGGATCCACTCTGTCATCAAATGTGTCTAGTTTTGTGGATGGATCATCTGCAAGTGCagagattaaatattttgatagtgTTCCTGTGTATGTTAAGGAATTGATTGCTGGAGGTGCTGCTGGTGCATTTGCTAAAACTGCAGTTGCTCCTTTGGAACGAATTAAAATACTTTCgcaggtgaatgattattctcattttctctcacgtTTCAGAGCTTTTACCTGATggagattttttctttttgtatataaCCTTATCATCCTTTTGAATTTCAATGgttataaattgtattatgtTGGTCATCAGTAATCTCTGTCCTAATTGCTTTTAACGTTACCTTTGCCCTTGTAGACTAGAACCCAAGGATTTCATTCACTGGGGATATTTCAATCACTAAAGAAGCTACTGAAGCATGAAGGTGTTGCAGGATTTTATAAGTAAGGTTTAAATTGTTGTTCTCTACTTCGCTGTCTTAAGAGTTTCCAAAATACCAATGTGGATTATTCTTTGGGTGATCCAGGGGCAATGGAGCTAGCGTACTTCGGATTGTTCCCTATGCGGCATTACACTTTATGACTTATGAGCAATATAGGTTATTGATTTTGGACAACTACTCTGCCCTGGGAACAGGGCCAGTTGTAGATCTTTTGGCTGGTTCTGCTGCTGGAGGAACTGCAGTTTTATGTACTTATCCCTTGGATTTGGCCCGTACAAAACTTGCTTACCAGGTACTAGGCATTTTAAGTTTGTCTCATGTAAGAAGTTTCCATATCTTCTTAGTCCCATCATATGTGTTGGTTGCTTAACATGATACCTTAGGTTTTTAATCTACTTGCTTCTCTTTCATAGATTGTAGACACAAGAGGAACTATGCAGCTAGGGAAGAGACAATTTAATGCACCTCCTGCTTACAGTGGAATCAGAAATGTGATAGAGAGAGTATACAAGAATGGGGGAGTGCGCTCCCTCTATCGTGGGATAGGTACATTTGAATTCTATagtcatttcttttatttgcatAGTGTCTCAGGTTATCCTTTTACCCATTGATCCAACACAGAAGCTCTCAATATATGGTACACAGTACAATTATTTACAACAATGTATTTCTTCCTCTGATTACCCTCTGTGTTAGGTAGACATGATTTTCTAAGGCTTAAAATTTGTCGTTTGCTTATGATGCTAAACTTTATGAATGTATTTGCAAATATATTGTTGCGACCAAAATTAATGAGCAAAAACTACATTTTGTACAGGTCCAACACTTATTGGTATTCTTCCCTATGCTGGACTGAAGTTTTACATCTATGAGGAACTTAAGAGGCATGTTCCTGAAGAGCACCAGAAGTCCATCTTACTGCGATTATCATGTGGAGCTATGGCCGGTTTACTTGGGCAGACTTTCACGTATCCATTGGATGTTGTCAGGAGGCAAATGCAGGTAGTGCATTATGCTCTATCCTCTACTCTCTACTTCTGAGTATTTGTCGATTTCATCTTTACTTTTTGTGACATCAAATTGCTCAAATAGATCGGTCAGGTGTTAAAAGTTTcagtatataatataattatatatccatAGCAAGTATTGAAAATACTAGTTACAGGAATTGATGAGTTCACCATTTAGCTTCTGAAGTGGTTTCTTACATAGTATATGATTAATGAGTTGCCTACTATTATCATATCAGATAGTTTTGCAGTCTCCTTACAAGTATTGCCATTTccatatatttatcatgaatgATGCTGATAAATTTGTGTGTGCTCTTACTCATTGCAGTTTCTTCAAATTAGTAACTTTAAGCTATTTCAGGTTGAGCCTTCAGCGCAAGGTGGTGTCAGATACAGAAGCTCTTTTGAGGGGCTCGTTTCTATTGTTCGTGTTCAAGGTTGGAGACAATTGTTTGCCGGTCTTAGCATTAATTATATCAAGgtaattttatgcaaaaagAACTAAACTTTCTCCGATATGGTCTCATGGTGCTTGTTTTCTTGGGAACGGTTCAAGAGAATAAATCTTTCTAGTGCTCGCACTATCCAGACACCAAGTAAAAGCTACTCCTGTAACGTGACTTATGACTCTTTGATCTTTGTTGCAGATCGTTCCATCGGTAGCAATTGGTTTCACGGCATACGACATGATGAAGACTTGGCTGGAAATACCTCCTCGGCGAAACTCAAAAGCCGTATCTACTGCATAACTAATATTACTTTGATAAACCAGCAGAAGCTTGAAGATAATGGTATTAGTCCCTTTTAATTAGTGAGCTCTGAAAGGGATGTGGTACATGGATTCGTTCAAAAGTTCTGGCTTCCATCAATACAATTTGCTATTatatccaaattttaaaaaaggaaaatcacatacactatatatataatgacagTTATCACACATTGGACTGCAGGGCAAACTACTCTTATCAAAAACTTGAATTCAAACCCTCAATAATGACACTCTCTGCTTAGCTCAGTCTTGATTTTCTTCATACCCCTAGTTACATCTTCAAGCAAAGTTTTCACGCATGCAAAGCCCAATGCAACAGCAACAGATGAACTGATCAACGGAATGTGCAGCCAAACAAGGAAGCCGTCTCTTTGTCTGCAAACATTAACACCCTTAAATTCTACCCAAGCCAGTTGCAGCACTGGGCACCAAACCCATGAACATGGCCCAGAACCAATCCCGGTCGACCCACAACAAAATTTGGGCACTCCATGAGAAAATACAGGATAGCACAAGAAACCCAAATCTTATTAAACAAAAGCAAAGGTATTATAAGtgtcatttgaaattttctgatGTGAGGAGGAGACTGACTGAGGCTAAGATGAGCATGCAGAAAGGGAACTCAACATCTGTCAGATTCTACGTCTCGATGGCCGTGAATCAGGCTGGTTCTTGCGAGGCAGAATTTGGGAACCCGCCTCGCCCTCCATCAGCTGTTGCTACGGATTTTGGGAGGTTGGGAGATGTTTGTAGTTTCATCTTGGCCGTATGTGATAAAGTAGAACACAATTATAGGAATATGGTCTGAATCGAATGTCAATAAATACCAAATCTACGTTATGTTGATATAGCATGCCCCTATCCTTTGGTGTTTTAACTATTATGGGTCTTGAATTTGAGCCTGAGCTTTATTAACAATATCTCTGTACTTTTCTTGCATGCAATGAATTTTGGGTTTCTTCATCATCGCTTATAGTTTTCAGTTAAATGAACCATATAAATCCCCGGatctaactttttttaagattttcaatTAGCTACTTCTGTATCTGCAGTCTAcgtaattaataacataaaaaacttaaagtgGGGCCTCGTGGCCGATGTGAAAGACAAGCTTTAGCAACTAACTCCAGAAACAAGACTTCCAACATACGGACTCGGACATATTGACAGCCAGGCCAAATTCATTCTTAGGTACgactttcataatttttcagtaGTCGGAACGAACTGCATCACTTGAGTAAATTTCGTTGCTAGTTTCTCTTATTGGCATGTCGTGCATTAGGGCTTTGACCAAGTGAAAAATAGATTTCTCAGAAGTAAcctatgtatatgtatatgtctTGACTCAAACTTGAGTCCCTCAAGTTGGCAGAACAAGTTAAAGTTTAGAAGTTGATTGACGCTACGTTCGACCAATGGGGTTGATGGAACTATTATATAGTCATATATTGCTACTCTACAATTTGTAAAAACTGAGCTACAGTGTGTAATTAACTAATGCATATGGGCtgcattttagaaataattctGACAAGTTGGAAGTTTTTGGAAAAGAggaaagtttttaaaaaaacaggCGTCGGCTGAGCCAAATTTTCCATTCAAAAGTTATATACTAGGCCTTCAttgatctctctctctctctctctctctctctctctctctctctctatacatatatattatttgacgAAATCTgcagtaaaaatttatttagagtccatgatatatgatataatcttgttaatttattttcaatgttaATACCAACAAGCCTTAATTCATAAACTGATATAACTcatttaatttactaaaaaaaattcaatttgaattatcaACTCCAAAAGTCGTCCTAATAAGTGACATAATTCAGAAAAATCAACGCATTTTAAAAGAGATGAGTTTAAGAATTAAAGTCAAAGTCAAATgaaatgcataaatatcaataagCACATATATGTTGGCACGTTGCTCTCACATGACTTGTGAATCGGGCACATTACAGGAAAATCTTGTCCACTTAGGTAAGAGGGGTTCAtaattttgcttcatttttgttttttcatgaTATATTTCTTACACGGCAATATTTATGTCTGACGAACCATCGTACATCATAATATATAGTTcgagagaagaagaaagaccccaaaaaaaataaagaaacagaATAGATAAATCCCAAAAAGATTAAGTccacaagaaaattttgtaCAGCAATATAGGACATGACATTGCATGAATAACCTTCTATTGTCACTGTTTTGGTAATGAAAAATCAACTCACGGGAACTTATTTGCTCCTACTTCCACGTTGTACTTCACCCGAAGGTTCATCGGCCAAGATTTTCCACAACCTTTTTCTGGTTCGTCTACTTGGAAGATCTGTCTTTTTTGTTACACTTTGTTGAATTTACTTCTTGCTAGCTGACTGGGATGTTGGACAGTTCTTGAGACCACCTAGTATAAAATGGTTGCATGCACTTGGTATCTCAGTACAGAGTAGGTGGCTTCTGTACTTGAGTTCATTTATTCCAAGTGGAACTTTCTGGTGGGATATAGACTGAATATCAAGAAGTAGAAGTTTATAGAGAAAGAAGAACTCATCCTGCTTTTTATTTCCCAAGGTAAAAAGGGTTTTGCTCAGAATGATTCtgtgtttcttgatttcattttgCATGAAATATCGTTTGTAAATATATTGGGGGTTTGTCTTAGTTGTGATTTAATTAACTGTAAGCAGGGATGTATAGAAATGAAGGGTACTGATCTAGTGATGGTTTTTTAATCTTGTTCAGAAGGATTTGAGCAAGTTTTGTATTATCACAGGGATCAGGAGCTAATAGCTTTGTTGTTGCTGCTAGCAAATGGGGTTAACACTTTCATTACTTTTATCAGCATGGAACGACAAGTTCAGGCTCAAGATTTTCAATTTGACAGATAATGTAGAGACAATAGTTGCAAGATCGATGAGCTTTGGGAGCAAAGAAGGAGAGGTGATCTTGAGAACATTTAGTTTCAAGAAGGAAGGTGTAAGCACTCTTGGCAATAGCCCAAAATCCCAAAAGCAAATGCTAAAAACACTCGTTCCTCTACAAGGATTGGTTGTGGGCGAGGAGAATGAGAATTCAAAATCTTTTGAACGAAAAGATCAAGAACCAAATAACGGGCCGAAGCCCAAATTTTCCATTCCAGTTGCAGAGCCTCTTCTGTTCTCTTCCCCAAGGCCTATTAACGAGCTGAATGATGCCGCAACTAAGCTGCAAAAAGTATACAAGAGTTATAGGACACGAAGAAACCTTGCAGATTGTGCAGTTGTGGTTGAAGAACTCTGGTTTGTGTCGTTATACTCGACCAATTTCCAGAAAAGATGAGGACATCCTAATGCTTTTAATTGATCTATTTCAATGTTTTCTTTCCCTTACTGTGTTCTAGGTGGAAAACATTAGATTCAGCAGCTCTGGACCAAAGCTCGATATCATACTTCAAAAGCAACGAACAGGAAACTGCTGCATCGCGGTGGTATCGTGCAAAGAGAAGGGCTGCTAAGGTATGTCATATACGCTATGGACATTATAAAGTATCAGGTCTCATGGAATTATTACAGCCTAAAAGATGTATTTGCTTGTTATGTCTACATAGGTTGGCAAGGGGTTACTCAAGGATGAGAAAGCTCAGAAACTAGCTTTGCATCATTGGCTTGAAGCTGTAAGCTCCTCCACGATGTTTATTTGATATCATGTCATAATTGAAATAGCTGTAATGAAGTTCCAGGGAGGAAAATGTTGAGTCGTGTTGACTATGCAGGAATGGTTACctgtttatatgtttaatcTGAATTAAAATCTCAAATTTCCAAGAAGAGTTTTGCTGGTTACTGGCTCTAAACCGATGAGGATTTCTATTTTCTTACAGAAATGTGTTGGTGCTCGTGTGTCAGTTAAGAGTTCAAAAGATGTAACATCTGATAATTGTGTTTTATCATTCCCGCAGATTGATCCCCGTCATCGCTATGGACGCAGCTTACACTTCTATTACGATGTATGGTTTGAGAGGAAAAGTTACCAGCCTTTCTTCTATTGGTAAGGCTATTCTCATCCATACAGCATCCATCCAAAAGGTCAAAATAAAGTACACTCCAGCCTATcctttaattaatcaaataatgcTATGTTCTTTGTCATTTCTTTGTGTTGAAGGTTGGATATTGGTGAAGGTAAGGAAGTAAATCTTCCAAGCTGTCCCAGAGTCGACTTGCAGCGTCAATGCATCCAGTATCTTGGCCCTGTAAGCCTTATAATTCCTACAAACAAAAAGGAAGGAGTGTGTATCTCGTCTTAGATTTTGCATTCTAATTAAACTTGTTTTCGTATCATATGACAGAAAGAGAGGGAAT includes:
- the LOC105164663 gene encoding IQ domain-containing protein IQM1 isoform X1; translation: MGLTLSLLLSAWNDKFRLKIFNLTDNVETIVARSMSFGSKEGEVILRTFSFKKEGVSTLGNSPKSQKQMLKTLVPLQGLVVGEENENSKSFERKDQEPNNGPKPKFSIPVAEPLLFSSPRPINELNDAATKLQKVYKSYRTRRNLADCAVVVEELWWKTLDSAALDQSSISYFKSNEQETAASRWYRAKRRAAKVGKGLLKDEKAQKLALHHWLEAIDPRHRYGRSLHFYYDVWFERKSYQPFFYWLDIGEGKEVNLPSCPRVDLQRQCIQYLGPKERESYEVIVEEGKLVYKQSGNLLNTDECTKWIFVLSTSRSLYVGQKRKGVFQHSSFLSGGVTTSAGRLTAHNGILEAIWPYSGHYLPTEDNFKEFISFLQENHVDITNVKRCSIHDDSPPLKATDEEFKAETEEGHSEAALTTTADGIGYNGPVNRIAEGSMGINTTNINATRLELTKTLSCKWASGVGPRIGCVRDYPMELQSQALEKVNLSPTLPSPRYSKTHTPIPSPRPSPKIWLSPRLTNMGLP
- the LOC105165044 gene encoding pectinesterase inhibitor-like; amino-acid sequence: MAQNQSRSTHNKIWALHEKIQDSTRNPNLIKQKQRYYKCHLKFSDVRRRLTEAKMSMQKGNSTSVRFYVSMAVNQAGSCEAEFGNPPRPPSAVATDFGRLGDVCSFILAVCDKVEHNYRNMV
- the LOC105164662 gene encoding graves disease carrier protein, with amino-acid sequence MDSSQGSTLSSNVSSFVDGSSASAEIKYFDSVPVYVKELIAGGAAGAFAKTAVAPLERIKILSQTRTQGFHSLGIFQSLKKLLKHEGVAGFYKGNGASVLRIVPYAALHFMTYEQYRLLILDNYSALGTGPVVDLLAGSAAGGTAVLCTYPLDLARTKLAYQIVDTRGTMQLGKRQFNAPPAYSGIRNVIERVYKNGGVRSLYRGIGPTLIGILPYAGLKFYIYEELKRHVPEEHQKSILLRLSCGAMAGLLGQTFTYPLDVVRRQMQVEPSAQGGVRYRSSFEGLVSIVRVQGWRQLFAGLSINYIKIVPSVAIGFTAYDMMKTWLEIPPRRNSKAVSTA